A part of Actinomycetota bacterium genomic DNA contains:
- a CDS encoding pilus assembly PilX N-terminal domain-containing protein yields MNGIKKRARKVMRRLGKKAWATFLGPKDEGFAIVIVLVALTMLSILGAASLLLMVSALQGAVNARPEDKAFQVAESALYLAHAKIVNNEITGGTVYTYSGELLGGSYQLEIQPVAGTYNYIVTATGSYVERGTTYRRRIREEVIYSGLQAFDVMKNYLLFAGNDVNIRADETINAGAPITINAGGGGSLGGGIRAERDVNITVTPVVSLGDGLTINGDIEAKRKLYVHVGPRWFGSVNARLYGNIKTGDKSTGQKGTVELWADGIAQLFPPAFSLAYIYAATTGSINWSLYAGTLIKTVDKLFGWDLGAIYTPPGAPIQQAACDKVYVPEPNFEYYRALAQQQGNFFIGDKTFSGNLSTYGTSSVTVIYCTGNLTLNGVAWDVPNMKGIFVCEGSFTANNRLQFNSNSKFQVISKGDITFNNDWSFLGWGSTNEYFFWAGKDINVDLGMFNNQYCQMTALHDINIFSSENLFATCTINYRAPDVDVAGFPIELTVINWREISLDQE; encoded by the coding sequence ATGAACGGCATAAAAAAGAGGGCGCGAAAGGTGATGCGCAGGTTGGGAAAGAAGGCATGGGCCACCTTCCTCGGGCCCAAGGATGAGGGTTTCGCCATCGTCATCGTCCTGGTGGCCCTGACCATGCTCTCCATCCTGGGCGCCGCCAGCCTCCTGCTCATGGTCTCCGCCCTGCAGGGCGCGGTCAACGCCAGACCGGAGGATAAAGCCTTCCAAGTTGCTGAATCCGCTCTATATCTCGCTCACGCCAAAATAGTCAACAACGAGATAACCGGGGGGACCGTTTACACTTATTCGGGCGAGCTTCTCGGTGGGAGTTACCAGCTGGAGATCCAGCCGGTTGCGGGCACCTACAACTACATCGTAACCGCTACGGGGTCTTACGTAGAGAGGGGCACCACCTACCGACGCAGGATAAGGGAGGAAGTCATCTACAGTGGCCTGCAGGCCTTCGACGTGATGAAGAACTATCTCCTGTTCGCGGGAAACGATGTAAACATAAGAGCTGACGAAACCATCAACGCGGGCGCGCCCATCACCATCAATGCAGGTGGGGGCGGCTCCCTGGGGGGCGGCATTCGAGCCGAACGGGACGTGAATATCACCGTGACTCCCGTTGTCAGCCTGGGCGACGGGTTGACCATAAACGGCGACATCGAGGCCAAGAGAAAGCTTTACGTGCATGTGGGACCGCGCTGGTTTGGATCGGTCAACGCCAGGCTTTACGGGAACATCAAGACCGGGGATAAATCCACCGGACAAAAGGGTACCGTGGAGCTGTGGGCGGACGGCATAGCCCAGCTCTTCCCGCCCGCCTTTTCCTTGGCTTACATATATGCGGCCACCACTGGTTCCATAAATTGGAGTCTTTATGCCGGGACCCTTATAAAAACGGTGGACAAACTCTTCGGGTGGGACCTGGGGGCCATCTATACCCCGCCGGGGGCGCCGATCCAACAGGCCGCTTGCGATAAAGTATATGTGCCGGAGCCCAACTTCGAGTACTACCGCGCTCTAGCCCAGCAGCAGGGAAATTTCTTCATCGGCGACAAGACCTTCAGCGGCAACCTAAGTACCTACGGTACGTCCTCGGTGACCGTCATCTATTGCACCGGGAATCTCACTCTCAACGGCGTGGCCTGGGACGTGCCGAATATGAAGGGTATATTCGTCTGCGAGGGAAGCTTCACTGCCAACAACCGTCTACAATTCAATTCCAACTCCAAGTTTCAGGTCATCAGCAAAGGGGACATAACCTTCAACAACGACTGGTCTTTCCTTGGATGGGGTTCCACAAACGAGTATTTCTTCTGGGCGGGAAAGGATATAAACGTGGACCTGGGAATGTTCAACAATCAATATTGCCAGATGACCGCCCTGCACGATATCAATATCTTCAGCTCGGAAAACCTTTTTGCCACCTGCACCATCAATTACCGCGCCCCGGACGTGGATGTGGCCGGTTTCCCCATCGAGCTCACGGTTATAAACTGGAGGGAGATCAGCCTGGACCAGGAATGA
- a CDS encoding Xaa-Pro peptidase family protein — MQDSEYSKHRSRFREAMRERELDGLLVTSLSDVRYLCGFSGSSGLVLLLPRSGWFLTDFRYREQSREEVAGLRTLICEEDFGKGLREILTRSRGGTAPGSARTRDRDVAGCAAGGTSPGAAGSASPRPLRIGYDPRSLTCAELALYRRRLRGLASLVPLKADMQSVRARKSPAEVRAMKKGIRVAEAAFREALRGLGERPTERELALELDFAARRRGAEAAAFETIVAGGARGALVHARPSGSKLTGAVVVDWGVVFEGYCTDCTRTVALGRVPAEIRKVHRLVLEAQERALERIRPGVRAREVDRVAREVLEKAGYGKAFGHGLGHGVGLEVHEMPHLSPRSRDVLEEGMVFTVEPGVYLPGVGGVRVEDMVLVTSSRAEVLTSLPRSLDPSEY; from the coding sequence TTGCAAGACTCGGAATATTCCAAGCACAGGAGTCGTTTCCGTGAGGCGATGCGGGAGCGGGAGCTGGACGGGCTACTGGTCACGAGCCTTTCGGACGTGCGTTACCTGTGCGGGTTCAGCGGCTCCAGCGGCCTGGTGCTCCTTCTCCCCCGCTCGGGATGGTTCCTCACCGACTTCCGCTACCGGGAGCAGTCCCGGGAGGAGGTGGCCGGCCTGCGTACCCTCATCTGCGAGGAGGATTTCGGCAAGGGATTGCGGGAGATACTGACCCGCTCGAGGGGAGGAACGGCGCCGGGTTCCGCGCGGACGCGGGACCGGGACGTTGCGGGCTGTGCCGCAGGAGGAACCTCTCCCGGCGCCGCGGGCAGCGCGTCACCACGACCCCTGAGGATCGGGTACGACCCCCGGTCCCTTACCTGCGCGGAGCTGGCCCTGTACCGGCGGAGGCTGCGAGGGCTGGCCTCCTTGGTCCCACTCAAGGCGGACATGCAGTCGGTGCGGGCCCGCAAGAGCCCGGCGGAAGTGAGGGCTATGAAAAAGGGAATTCGGGTAGCCGAGGCGGCCTTCCGGGAGGCGCTCCGGGGGCTGGGAGAAAGACCCACCGAGCGGGAGCTGGCCCTGGAACTGGACTTCGCCGCCCGGCGCCGGGGAGCGGAGGCCGCCGCCTTCGAGACTATAGTGGCCGGTGGGGCGAGGGGAGCCCTGGTGCACGCCCGGCCCTCGGGCTCAAAGCTCACCGGGGCCGTGGTGGTGGACTGGGGCGTCGTGTTCGAGGGTTACTGCACGGATTGCACGCGCACCGTGGCCCTGGGGCGCGTCCCCGCGGAGATCAGGAAGGTACACCGCCTGGTCCTGGAGGCCCAGGAGAGGGCCCTGGAGAGGATAAGGCCCGGGGTAAGGGCGAGGGAGGTGGACCGGGTTGCCCGGGAGGTTCTGGAAAAAGCTGGCTACGGCAAGGCTTTCGGTCATGGCCTGGGGCACGGGGTAGGCCTGGAGGTGCACGAGATGCCGCACCTTTCCCCGCGGAGCCGCGATGTCCTGGAGGAGGGCATGGTCTTCACCGTGGAGCCGGGAGTGTATCTTCCCGGGGTGGGAGGTGTGCGGGTGGAG